The Candidatus Omnitrophota bacterium genome contains the following window.
CTTCGCCAGCAGCAAAACCAGAAGAAGTAATCCCACGAGTAGGAGTTTTATCCTTAGGTGCTTCTTGTGGTTTTTGCGACTCTTTTGATTCAGGTTCTTTGGCATGCTGAGAACTAAATCTGGACTGAGCCTTCTTTAGAGCGTCAAATATTATACTCATCCTAACTCCTCAATACATTTTTTTATCAAATCTCTTGATATAGTGTTTGTCTCTAGAACAAATCCTGCCAGCAAGGCGCGGTCACAGAGAATATTGATTAGACGAGGCGTGCCTCCAGAGTAACTAAAGATTTCACTCAATGCATCCTGGCTAAATTCAATTTTACTCTTTGCCCTGGCAATGTGCAAGCGATGTTTTATATATTCTTCCAATTCATCTCGCTCAAGAGGCAAGATATGGTAACGCACAGCAATCCTTTGATTCAACTGTCTCAAGCTCGGCTGCTTCAGTTTGTCGCATAATTCTGGTTGACCAACAAGAACGATCTGTAAGAGCTTGAGCTTCTCTGTCTCTAGATTAGAAAGGAGACGAATCTGCTCTAATTGTTTTGAAGATAAGTTTTGTGCCTCATCAATTAAAATAACAACATTATTACCACAATTCGCCTCTCGTAGAAGAAAATCATTCAAGGCGTTGATAAGGGCAAGTTTTGTGCGCGACTTTAAATTCAAACCAAGGTCTGCCATAATTGCCTGCAATAATTGGACTTGCGACAAATATGGATTTAAGATAAATGCGGTTTTTGTACTCCTGTCTAGGTGGTTAAGAAGTGCTCTGCAGAGAGTGGTCTTGCCTGTTCCGATCTCACCTGTAATCTCCAAGATGCCTTTTCTATCTTGGATACCATAGACAAGGTGAGAGAAAGCCTCTTTATGCCTTCTACTTAAATAAAAAAAGGTAGGATCAGCCGTTACGTTGAACGGCTTTTCTTTAAAACCATAAAAATTTTCATACATAATATTTTCTTAAATTATAGCAAGACTCTAAATCAATGTAAAGGGCAAATATTTGACATCGCTAATTTATTGTGCTAGACTTACTAGCATGGAACAGGCAAATATTGAAAGAAGAAAGCATAAAAGACTCAATAAACGCTTCCCCGTACATTTCCGCATAAAAACTACCAATAAATACGGCGATACCTTAAGCTGTGACGTTAGCGGAGGCGGCATAAGGGTAATGATTCAGAATTTCATAGCCCCCAAAACTGATTTTATGCTTGAATTTAGCATTAATGATTTCTTTCAGATTATTTCCGCTGTCGGAAAAGTCGTCTGGACAAAGAAAGTGCCCCATTCTGATCGCTATCAGTTAGGTATAGAATTCAAGGAAATCCCTTCAAAAGTCAAAGAAGTCATAACTCAATTTATTGAAGATTGCTTTAGCAAGCTCTAACCCACCTTTAAAAAATCTTTTGCCATAAAAATTATATGTGTTAAAATATGGTGTTGGGCTTACTAATAAAATAAGGAGATAAATTAATGCCAAAGAAAGAGAAAAAAGCTAAAGAAGAACAAAATAAAAACTGTCAAAATTGTAACAAGCCAATATACAGAATTTCACGTTATTATCGAAATGGTAAATTCTTCTGTGGTAAAGGTTGCTTTAAGGCCTCCGAAGAGAAAATGGCGGAAGAGAGAAAGAAAAAGGAAGAAGAGGAGAAAGAGCAAAAACGTCAAGAAGCCGAAAAGCAAACAGAAGAGGCAAAAAAACAAACAGAGGAATCTAAGGATAAAGAGTCACAAGTTGAGGAAAAAGCAGAGGAGTCCCCTAAGAAAGAAGAGGCAGCTCCCAAAGAGACTAAAAAAGAAGAAGAACCTAAGAAAGATCCGAAGCAGGGATAAAAATAATGAACTACAAAGGATCAGAAAGAAGAAGAGCAAGTCGAGTCGAAAAGAATGTACCCATAAAGATAAAAGAGGTCAATTTTGACTCTGTCAGTGAAACAAGAAACCTAAGCTCTTCTGGAATTTACTGCAGGCTGGATAAATATATCGCACCAATGGAAAAGGTTGTTATGATTCTTTTGGTACCGCGATTAAAAGAATCTTCCCCTGGAAAAGACCGCTGCAAAAAGGTCGAATGCGAAGGCACAATAGTAAGAACCGAGCTGGTCAATGATCCTATTGAAGGCGACTACTATAATGTTGCTATCTTCTTTAGCGAGATAAAAAAAGCAGACAAGTCCTACATTGAAAAATATGTAAAGAGACATTTGGAAGAAAAGTGACAACCCACCCCAGGCAATGAGAAAAGTTATTACAATCCTTGCTCTTCTTTGCCTATCCATAATAAGCCTCAATGTTTTTTCTAAAGAAAACAAGGAAGCTATGAGTATCAAGCTCCCAGACATCAAAATATCCACGAATAAACCTCTTAATCGACTTCTTCAAAAACGACAATCCCTTAGAAAATTCAGCAATAAAAAATTAACATTGGAACAAATCTCTTCACTTCTCTGGGCAGCAATAGGTGAAAAGGTTGATGCTGTTAGCTCTGCCAGCCGCACTGTGCCATCAGCAGGAGCAAGCTATCCTGTTGAAGTATATTTATATGTACAAGGTGATACTGTGGATGTTTTAAAGTCAGGATTTTATCATTATCTTTCTGGTACACATAGCCTGAATTCTCTGCCTGTAAAAATTAACAATGAGGAAATCATCTCTTCCTGCTGGGACCAGGGATTTATCGCCCAAGCCCCTATTGTTATTATAGTTGTGGCTAATTTTGAAAAAACAACAAGTCGCTACGGGAAAAGAGGCCAGCGCTATGTCTACATCGATGCCGGACATGTTGGTCAGAATTTATATCTTATGGCTACACAATTAGGCTTAGTAACTGTAGAGGTAGGGGCGTTTGACGATTTTAGACTAGCAGAATGCTTAAAATTACCAAAA
Protein-coding sequences here:
- a CDS encoding AAA family ATPase; translated protein: MYENFYGFKEKPFNVTADPTFFYLSRRHKEAFSHLVYGIQDRKGILEITGEIGTGKTTLCRALLNHLDRSTKTAFILNPYLSQVQLLQAIMADLGLNLKSRTKLALINALNDFLLREANCGNNVVILIDEAQNLSSKQLEQIRLLSNLETEKLKLLQIVLVGQPELCDKLKQPSLRQLNQRIAVRYHILPLERDELEEYIKHRLHIARAKSKIEFSQDALSEIFSYSGGTPRLINILCDRALLAGFVLETNTISRDLIKKCIEELG
- a CDS encoding PilZ domain-containing protein, with product MEQANIERRKHKRLNKRFPVHFRIKTTNKYGDTLSCDVSGGGIRVMIQNFIAPKTDFMLEFSINDFFQIISAVGKVVWTKKVPHSDRYQLGIEFKEIPSKVKEVITQFIEDCFSKL
- a CDS encoding PilZ domain-containing protein, with protein sequence MNYKGSERRRASRVEKNVPIKIKEVNFDSVSETRNLSSSGIYCRLDKYIAPMEKVVMILLVPRLKESSPGKDRCKKVECEGTIVRTELVNDPIEGDYYNVAIFFSEIKKADKSYIEKYVKRHLEEK
- a CDS encoding SagB/ThcOx family dehydrogenase, which encodes MRKVITILALLCLSIISLNVFSKENKEAMSIKLPDIKISTNKPLNRLLQKRQSLRKFSNKKLTLEQISSLLWAAIGEKVDAVSSASRTVPSAGASYPVEVYLYVQGDTVDVLKSGFYHYLSGTHSLNSLPVKINNEEIISSCWDQGFIAQAPIVIIVVANFEKTTSRYGKRGQRYVYIDAGHVGQNLYLMATQLGLVTVEVGAFDDFRLAECLKLPKPLKPILVMPVGYAF